In Euphorbia lathyris chromosome 10, ddEupLath1.1, whole genome shotgun sequence, the DNA window GGTCTGGTGACACCGGCTGGAAAAGTTGTATGGGGTAAGTTTGTGCCTTCGAAATTTTGTTGCACATTCCGTTTAGACGTTTTATTGATTATTTCTTTGGGTTGGTGCAGGGAAATATGCTCAAGTAACAAATAATCCAGAGAACGATGGGTGTATAAACGCGGTTCTTCTAGTGTAGGAGacgagagaaagagagaaaccGAACCATATGGATCGATGCGGATTACAAACCTGTTTAGCTTAATTTCATTAGTGTAGTTCTTTTGTGTCATTTTTTTGGGTCATTTGTGGTGATGTTTGAAGTTTGGCCATCTCATGAAATATATCCTTGTATGAAAACGTCAATTTTGCCGAGGTTATTTAGTCGTGGACAACTTTTGCGCAAGCTTTTCAAGTGTCGTTGTTAGGGATGTAATCGAGCCAAGCTTTGGCCTACTTAGCTAATTAGAAAATTGACGAGCATGATCTTCATGAGTTGTTCATGAGTAATTTGTTAATTCTGTTTATGAATTATCATcgcgaacaactcattaataTTTAAGATTTCTTTAAtataaaactatatagttttgaaggttataaaactgaaatttacataaagttgcattgttttacataaatattaggataattaatttattagtccctatattttgataaaaactaTTGTTTAGtttctgtatttttaaaaacacatgataaagttcctaacttttttctcgatgaactgtttagtctctaacGTTTTTTTCGGTCAATTGTTTAGTCATTGCCATTAGAATTttatgaagattttgttagtcaatttgaatttgcgttcttcttttcttttattttcctttcatttAAACTCtaatcatctgaaatcaactttgagtgttcttcttttttattttcttcttaatcgttcaaatttgtaagcattgggtctgttctttttcttgttctccatacaaatagtttcttcttctaaattggatttcctcttctaaagtttgaaggtaaatagtaaaggataatttagtcatttccaaagtcataaacggtaaaaaatctaacaaacagacggaatgactaaacaatTCATTGAGAAAAAGCTTAGGGaccttatcatgtgtttttgaaaatacatggactaaacagAGTGTTTTGTCAAagtatagggactaataaattaatcaccCTAAATATTATTATCGAAAAAGATAAGTGAATCAACATGTTCATAAACATGAATTTATAAAGGAATTCACTGTGTATCATTCTCCTTCAAGAACGAATACAAGCGGACAGAGTAATTTAGAATCATGAACAATTACAAGCAAACGGAGTAATTCAACATCCATCCATTTCCTTTTTGTATCGTCTTTTGGATTCATTTCCGTTATCTCTACCCGAACCAAACTGTCTCGAAATTAACTTTTCATATAAACGAATTCATGTGGGATTATGATGATTAACACTTAAACTATTGTTTTTGTTAAAATTTAGATAAATTTAGATATAAATTCATATTTAAAAAAGCATAACACTCATTTTGACGGTTAAGCTAgaacttcaaaatcaattagaactttaaactatcaaaatcatcaattaagttcctgaactaaacaaaaatcatcaattgagtcattattctattctaaaataaaaaaatgtgactATTTGACGTGGATTGTAATGATATATGCGTTGCCTCAAAATAGATTTGGGGAAATGACTCTGAAATTGTtgaaccgaatgattttcgatgaggactcaattgatgatttttgcttaggatgaagactcaattgataatttttatttagttcaagGACCTGAttgattcaataaaaaaaaaggacctgattgatgattttgatagtttaaagtcctaaacttttaaaagtgtcttgatagccctctgaacttacataaaatgttcagtttaAAGTCctaaacttacataaaatgttcagttagccccctgaacttgcataaaatgtaatcaattgattatttggttgcaaaaaagtaagttaaattcGGAAGATTTATTTCACATGTCTTAGAATGTcattacataatttaaaaaaagagtaaaaatgaagttattatttGCTTAACTATAAACCttttattctctaatattacaaccgCAATACTCCaatcttgattgttttacttttttttttaaaatcacatGCAGtatattttccgcatttaacttactttttttttgcaactgagtgatCAATCGATCACATTTTATTCAAGTTTAGGggactaactgaacattttatgcaagttcaagaggctattaggacactttgaaagtttaagaggccaatcaaactttttggacaagtatagagagcaaatgatgtattaatccTTATTTTATTATAAGTTTTCATTCTGGATTGATTCTGTTGTAAATTACATCGGTCACTAAAATTTAAAGTCAGTTTCAAAAGAGgcacttaaataaataaattttactttttattttaataaagtcagtaaatttttatttttatttcaataagaTCATTCTAACCAATTCAGACAGAAAAAAAATCACTGAAATAATGACGTTACGACCGTGTTAGAAATAACTCTACTACGTATAACAACATCCACTTAGCAACAACGTATATGccacataaaaataaataaatgatgaCACCCTTCTCATTCATCGCATTCCTTCTTtccagtggcgaatacaggattactAGGTTgggggggccgattttacatgTGCATTCGGGAAAAAAAagtttttgctaaatcgaacttgctttttttttttttttttttttgtatatatgcatgttataatttgaatggtcaagaaccaatgttaagtattaatgtacaatttctcaaaattaagctagatttcagtaaaaaaaatggatttagggagggctgaacatgtaaaaaaattaaaaaatttgatttcagatggcctaccaggccaaaaaaattaataatttagatttaagaaGGTCTaagaggcaaaaaaaaaaaaaaaaaaacagtgaaAGCCTACcaggcaaaaaaaattagaaatttggatttaaggagtacctaataggtccgaaatattgaaattttgaattttagacAAGCTTAACATGTAATGggatatatttaaattttttattagctcaatgctagtttctaaaaaaattataacatttttacatttttttagttttagctttaaaattttaaaatttaatttagatatTCAGCTGTTGgagtctcaaaaataagaaattattttttttaatggaaaagacataataaaaatgagttcaaaagtgttataaaaataaataaataaattaataatggtaacatatttttataattattgaaaaataaaatttaaataaataaacactttctaaaataaattgaggttgTGAGGAATTAAACCTAGGacctttaaaaaaaacaagtgttttaaccatctcatctacctttaaacaatgaaatattactacataGAGTCTATATAGACTATTACTAATATTAGGGAGAGCCGAAACTACCCCCCTGACCGAAAGTCGAAATGAAagaaccatatatatataggggagggatcaagtgagaaccctcccttagTTGAGGACACTTTGTTATGTGAGAACAGGATGAAACGACATAGTTTTGGTgcttttaattaaagattaaataagaaaatgagggTGGAGGGATTTGAACCTGAGATTGGGGCATAGAAAAAGAAACATGCGCACACCATCTGCTGATGGGTCACTTATTTAGtttgtttattatataattcctttatttatattattaagtgGCTCTGAtactaaaaaaatcaaatactatattttttaaataaaaatacacttgctttaatttgttcattatacaattcttttatttatatattattaagtgcttttgatgctaaaaaaatctaatactataatttttaaataaaaatacgtttgctttagtttgttcgttatacaattcttatttatatattattaagtgcatctgatgctaaaaaaaatccaatactatattttttaaataaaaatatattatatattttaataaaatttaatattaatattttatttatataagaaaatatattttttaaaacatacgttataacatatattttaacttttaaaacacgaactatgaagtttagaacatacgacatattttttagaacatacgttatgttttttagaacatgcgttatgttttttcgaacatgagttataaattatattatagaacaaatgcaaaaatgatccagatatctactgatttttttagaacattatacttaatttttaaaacacaaactataaactttagaacatacgctatgttatttagaatatgagttataaattatattatagaacaaatgcaaaaatggtccatataatattttttaagtaaaaatatattatatattttaataaaatttcatgttaatattttatttatataagaaaatatatttttttaaacatacgttagaacatatattttaacttttaaaacacgaactattaagtttagaacatacgacatattttttagaacatacgttatgttttttagaacatgcgttatgttttttcgaacatgagttataaattatattatagaacaaatgcaaaaatgatccagatatctactgatttttttagaacattatacttaatttttaaaacacaaactataaactttagaacatacgctaattttatttagaatatgagttataaattatattatagaacaaatgcaaaaatggtccatataatattttttaagtaaaaatatattatatattttaataaaatttcatgttaatattttatttatataagaaaatatatttttttaaacatacgttagaacatatattttaacttttaaaacacgaactattaagtttagaacatacgacatattttttagaacatacgttatatattttagaacatgcgtcatgttttttcgaacattagttataaattatattataaaacaaatgcaaaaatgatccagatatctactgatttttttagaacattatacttaatttttagaacacaaactataaactttagaacatacgttatgttatttagaatacgagttataaattatattatagaacaaatgtaaaaatggtccatatatttactgatttttttaaaacattatacttattttttagaacacaaattataaaggttAGAacgtatgtaacaatatttagaacatcgtccttaacatttaaaaacataaattacaaaaaatatagaggaattaaataaataaaaaattggagcatgtttttggattttttgttctattaataattcattattatgcacatttcttttttctattaataatttattattatgcacatttaatcgatattaataaatgcatgtgtcaaatattaaacaatagaagctacatggataatggtatattaatcagcgcgctccATAATAAACAAGGGAAATAATTAACTCAGTGGTAAGTAGCATGGAGTATATGTGAAGTGGTCAGAGTTCGAACCCCATGCGACAACTTGAAACAATTGGATTAAGTGAATAATAAATATCATGTTTTTCCGATATTCGTCACATACGTAACAAATCAAATCATTTTCAACTTGTCACGTCTTAGAAGCATCATTACAATTCCAGTGGATTAAATTCTTCATCTTTTACAATCAACTAGTAAACAACTGTTTTAAGCTTAGATATACTCACTTTGTTACTAAATTAAAACATACCTTATAAAAAGTTGCAGATGCCATATTAAAATTGAATCCGCAACCTTCAGCAATCCACCCGATCAATTAATTTGACCTATTGAGTCGCTTGTATCGGTGTAGCCACAACAATTTGCTGATCAGCAACCCGAAGTGACCCAATGGCCAGCCTTCTTGTCAAATCCTCCACAGAAACCTTCACTACGTCTTTCCTCCGGCCAATATCAGTAGCATACCGGCTGACACAGTACACGCCAACAGCTGTTACCGCCATCCCGTAAACATTAGTGGTGACAAGACGCAACGGTGTAGATAAAACAGCTGCGAGAGGGCCTCCTATAATGGATGCAGCTTGTCCACTCTGTCCCATTGTTCGTTGATCAACAACAAGAAGTCCGGTTTTGCAATAGATAGCGAAGTCTTCACAGTTGTTTTTAAACACGTTGTAACATCCGAACCCGTTTTCAAGTATGTATTTTGCTCGATGAACTGTTACATCGTTCCGGTCTGCGACTGCAAGTGTACAAGTTCCACCGCGTGCTTTTGCAAGGAAGAGAGCCGGGTTAACATCATATTCAAAACGATATAAGATACCACCAGCAAGGAAGCACCTCAGGCATGAGAGCATAACTCCAGTTCCGGCTTCCTGCATTGTGCAAGTGGGGCAGGGGATATGAGACCTGGAGGGTCCCGAGCTAACCAAGAGGACATCCAGTACTGTCCCTGTTGCTACTTCTTGACCACGTCGGGTGAAATGAATTACTTTATCATCCCCAATATAGATTCCTAATTTCGCGTTGAACGTTTAGAAAGCTAAACATTAAAGAACTCAATAAAACTGGGTATTTCTACATGTAACAGAAAAGCAATCTTATAACATAAAGTGCAATTAGCAAGGCAAATAGCCATAGATAAGTTCTCAATCTCAATCGACGGATTGCACCTATGTTAAACGGATACGGACATGGACATGGACATGGAAACAGACACTGGAAACGTTCTTTCTAAAACATTACCTTTATAAAACAGCCTTCAAAGTAAAACAGACACGGATAACCGCTACTAAAGAGAAGTGTCCGTGCAACAACGCTGACATAGACCCATCTAAAGAATAACAACTGGGCCAAATGTTTCTCCTAGAAAAAAAAGTTGCTTACCCTTTAAGCTATATAATAGTTTAACACTTCCCTATACTTGGTCAAATAATCCAATTGGTCTCCCGAACTTTGAAGAAGTACCATTAGccaattgaacttgcttaaagtcaCATAATTATCCGATAGGTCTCCCGAGCTTTGAAGATGTACCATTAGccaattgaacttgcttaaagtgacacGATTAACCACTTAAAGTGAGGAAAattggacaaattcagggatagtttaaGCAAATTCAAGGAATCAATAGATCACTCTAAGAAAGTCCAGAAGTTAATGAGATATTTCCAAAGGTTAAGATTAAGAGGAGCAATCAGATTATTTGGAAAATCTCAAGGGCCTTGATGTTTTAACCGATATATAATCATCAACTAGTCAGTTATTTTCACATTAAAGGCACAAGAACCTAGCACATAATATGATAACTTAGTCGCTCATAACCATAGTTGTCAAAACGAGATTCGACTCGTGAATCGAATTGTAAGATTCAGCTCAAACTCATAAtactttaaaaaataaaatatttaccatgttgaactcaaaatattatcaaatattagtcTAGGAATGCAATTTTAATGTCAAAAAAGAAATCATATCAACGATGTACTTACAATTCAAATCTAATGCAAATGCAatcctaataaaactaattcacaAGTCGGACTCTGTTTAATAACTTAGTGGAGATGGAGAGTTTGAGCTTCTTACTCTCTTTTTTGCCCTTGATAATAATAGAATGAAACTAGTTTGAGTTTGAGTTGATAACTTGCTAAATAACAATCGGACTAGAGTATAGTGGAATTAGTAGTTAGTAAGTTTTTGATGAACATTGATGAAGATCCGACTCAAGAGCTGAATCGAATCATCCGAATCGCCTAAGATTCTAACAACAGTGCTCATAACACAGTGCTCGATTAGCATATAATGGAAAATGGCCATCCTCCAACCCACTGCTTGAATCCTAACAGATCACAGTTCTTTCACATCCATATAAAAACAAAAGCAACAAGGAATCAATCAAAAACAGAGAACTACTATACTATTTACTATGATTCAGTTTATCTGTACATACATTTAGATTTATCCTCGATCCAATTGAATCCACACCCCAAAAAAAGCATAAGAATCACCAATTCACCAAATTCAAAACAAAATATCCagaaatgaaaatgaaagagcaaaagataaaaaaaaattaccgtGATGCGCGTATATATAAGCAGCTCTCCATGAATATATATGATCTCCTGGACTCAAGCTCTCCTTGGTGATCCTGTTTAAACGAGAACAAAATTGGCTGAAAATTTCGAAAACTAACAATTGGTATGAAATCAAATtttgcaaaaaataaaaaacctgtTAGAAAGCAGCcccattccctttcttcttcttcttcttcttctttgtcgATGTTAGTTCTGCTCTGCAACTCGGGGAGATCGGAAATTGAATTTAGTCTGAAGCAATGGAAATGGAATCGGGAAAGAAGAAAAGGCGGGGTTCATTTTGTCAGTATGACGATTTTGCCCTCGGCTTTAAAACCTTCCTGCTAAGGAAACAGAGGGATGGGACAGCTAACTTACGCGTTTTTACACGCGGCGCATCatcttatccctgcgcatggtATGGGCCTCCCCAGTAATGATGTAAAGTTTTTGAGGAtataaaaagttttttttacGAGGAAAGCAAAcaacaaaagcaaaagaaaaagacaaacTAAACAGACACCCGACGAGGGAAGGACACTCCAATAAGACCGTCTCTTAAGATTTGGACAATATTTCTAGGGGGTCCATTAGGACTGTGAGGCCGGGAGGGGAAAGATGAGCCGCTCTGGCCATAAGATCAGCACACCGATTCTGCTCGCGGAAGACGTGAGTAAACTTGCAAGAAATACCCCTTGAACTAAGGTTCCTGATGGCAGAAATCAAATTTCTAGCCGGATGGTGCATAGGAGAGGGCCCTATAATTAGAGAGATTGCCTCTTTGCAGTCACTTTCAATAATTAGGTTCGGGATATCCAGCCGACGGGAGACAATGATTCCCGAATAGATTCCCTAAAGCTCGGCTATGAAGGAGTCAGCAGTAGCAAGATTGTGAACAAAACCCCGCATCCAGCTCCTCTGGTCATTCCGGATGACCCCAGCCGCCCCAGCAGTTCCTTTTTCTTTGCAGAAGGAGCCGTCAGAGTTCAGTTTAAACCAGTTTGGAGGTGGACGGTCCCAGGCCAGAAGGATATCCAATTTCCGCCGAGGAGGCAGCAAAACAGCTAAAGGGGTTCCAGAAGAGTCAAACTCCATAAACCGAAGATGAAGAAAGCGTACCTTATCATGTGGAATGTCAGCGGctttctcaaaacaaaaagagttTCTCCACTTCCAGAGATAGTAGCAGGTGGTGAGGAAGATAGAATTCCAATCTTGTATAGCCGCCTCCAAGGATTTGTTGTTAAACCCCCACTCAAACCAATAAAACATGTCCACATTAAAAAAGGAAGCGTGTAGGGATGGAGGGATTAGTTTAACCCAAACCTGGCTACTGGAGATGCAGTCACGGAGAGCATGAGTAGAGTTTTCCATAGGTCCAAGGCAACGactgctgttagacgaggtgccgcggcctaatctcccgggcggaccggggggtggacacctcatggcgacgtaagcggtgattggcgccgaaagcaaccaatcgtggaatcaagctgctcggtaggaccggagctcggagatatggaagagtcgccacccatgaatgggaaaatgaagaccgatcccttgcgggagaccggtgtgggttcgggaaacttgggtacgagccgagaaggctagctcctttccggagaaaggctactaggcaccccgacatcgcccggttatgaaccaccggcctcctactcagcatgttaggcgataacggactaatcgtatacttctttaagtttaaaattcatttgaaaccttttctttctcattttggaaaccgttttgagcatatattattgaaaagccactttagtaaagaatcactcatttacatcagtttaatatacatataaaagagaggggaagaaggaagaattgatttatttacaacgtgatttacatttcgtgttgcgtgttaattctatactaactcatttcccccaaaacgagttcatttacatggttcgcaccttaatcgccgttggaacgatttaggtacgtttcaaaaccccgtttgatgaagtccgtctgaatcgccgttggaacgactcaagtgtttgaaaacattaaggtaaaaacctttaataagaaaacgtggttaagcatataagtcaatttattttgtacaaatcatttaagaaaacgattcaaaactctattatttataatgaaaacgattttaattacaaggttcgtttaatccgtcgttggaacgaactaaggttttaaaacgtgatgttttaagaaatgatttaaaatgtcaagaagacactatttatctacattaggcacctctaaaaaacctttagtttagataattaaattgaaaactctttttgtgatttattttccccttttcactcaatagactctttacttgtcataattaccacaatgaacatattaaatcaaaattcacttcaaataaaacccatttaaaatatgGACCAATAAATGTCCAAAGAGAATAAGGGAAaagcatatacatatatatacacatgtatttgaaaataatgatatacatataactttAGAAAACCAAGTAAAGGATGCTACTCAATAgctaaatatatacataataatgaaaataaaagatactaaatatactaaaaaaacatgtaaaatgataaacaaaattcattgttaataagaaaataaactttATATCCCAAAATGACTATAGAAAATGACtttcccaaatatacattaaacattaaaataatgcctatttatcctcaaaatatctagtaattaattacctcaaaatacccaagtaaataacattttaaaataaaacccaatataatttaaatgaatgaaaaaaagaaaataaatatacatataatttatcaaatccaattaataaaaaataatttataaacacattaaataactatatgtataaggtatttaaaaataacttgaaaGTAAATGTTAcataataatacatatatatacaaaggatcaaaagcttaaaagttgagaaaaattgaccaaaacagcattttttacattctggcagatttacacggaaaatccgtcggtaaacagcaattagtgacagaaacggtaaattacagcagcactccaattatttccagatttattcaaaagctttaaattaagtctaattcaatcgttttggatttccgaactaccaaaaatggatcatagtcaataacggaagttcctaaaacgacgtttttattttaaaacgttatttgaaaatttcttttttaagaaacttataattacaacgtcttttaatacccgaactacctttttatcggatcacggttcgtattgggatatcaaaacgaggtttttattttaaaacaaaaccaaattttattcaccatgagacgaaaattaaataaatacgcaaaattaaataaaacgtggtaaataaataaatagctaaataaataaaattataacataaaaataaataaaggaaaagaaataaattaaataaaataaaacgagtctagtcctcggataataccttaaattcggtattgacgattgaagtcggttgattccacgaatcgtgcttttccgatgtttttggtaaaattttaacttttaggagatttggaatttttagggaaaaaaaatgttttttcccaaaaaatcaattttctctctctaaaaatgtttagagtgagaaaatctTTCCCAAAAAGCCTCCTCCccccccaaatgcatggggatccgtgccttttataggaaaTCGGATCCCCGGaagaatgggcgacgcccgagcaaaatcgggcgtcgcccaagagggttggcggccgcccaaggcatgttgggcggccgcccaacatttattgggcgagcgcccaatgAAAGGTTGGGCACgtgcccaactgccgttgggcgttcgcccaacgatcgttgggcgttcgcccgacgttgttgggcgctcgcccaacggccgccggggcgcgtctcgcaccgtcggACGCGCACGTCCCGTGGCCGTCGAGCTCGCGTTTCATGCCGTCGGGCGCCCACGCGTcgtggccgccgaacgcgcgttccgcgctgccgggcgcacacgccccgtgaccgacgagcgcgcgctccgcgccgccgggcccgtgcatcgctcggacgtcgagcgtgtgccattcgtggttggacgcgtgcgtccgacgaacgtcgagcgcgcgcttcgtgctgtcgagcgggcgtccgactgtcgtcgaacgcgcgtcggctgccgctaagcactcgcaccatgccgctaagcattcgcgagccatccgatcgacaacagcgacccgccgtaacttttcttccttattatgtacttattattttttttcaaaacttccggaatcaaccgcttcaaccgtcttgttttcaggttttcgtcacaggtcctccgactcggtgtctacaactgcAGTGCTCAAAATCAGTCAGATGACGCCTTTTGCGCTCCAGGTTCGTAAGAAGGCCGTTCTTTGCACACATCCACCCAAACATGCGGATTCGATAAGGGACTTTTAGCTTCCATATGGTATTCAGAATCTTGGAATTTGTGTCTGGATCCTCGGTTCCCCGAACTAGAGTATAGGCTGAACGAGTAGAGAAATTGCCATTGCTACTCCCCACCCAGTTGATAGCATCACGGGAATATTCCCTAGTGTCTACTTTGACGCTAAGAAGTTTTAGCTTCCACTCCAAACTGAGGAAAGGATCTAATAGGTGCCACTTCCAACAGCCATCCTCATCCACATAATCTGCAACCGTTTTATGCCAAACATTTTGAGGGGGGCGGTTGTTAGTCAATTCCACAATCGGGGAGTTTGAGAGCCACTTGTCAGACCAAAAAAGAGTGTTCCTCTCATTCCCTATGTTGATGACTATAACTTCACGAAAAATCTCCATCACAGGTATGAGAACGTTGACTGCATTTTTTTAGAATATCCTTGAGGTCTCTCGTCTGCCAATACTTAGCCTTAAGAGCA includes these proteins:
- the LOC136209061 gene encoding protein LEAD-SENSITIVE 1; this encodes MGLLSNRITKESLSPGDHIYSWRAAYIYAHHGIYIGDDKVIHFTRRGQEVATGTVLDVLLVSSGPSRSHIPCPTCTMQEAGTGVMLSCLRCFLAGGILYRFEYDVNPALFLAKARGGTCTLAVADRNDVTVHRAKYILENGFGCYNVFKNNCEDFAIYCKTGLLVVDQRTMGQSGQAASIIGGPLAAVLSTPLRLVTTNVYGMAVTAVGVYCVSRYATDIGRRKDVVKVSVEDLTRRLAIGSLRVADQQIVVATPIQATQ